Proteins found in one Zea mays cultivar B73 chromosome 1, Zm-B73-REFERENCE-NAM-5.0, whole genome shotgun sequence genomic segment:
- the LOC100283065 gene encoding thaumatin-like protein 1 precursor, whose translation MGTARVRFVVLVLISTFLRVREGRAATFTFVNRCTGTVWPGIQSNAGSSRLDTTGFVLPPGTSRAVPAPSGWSGRVWARTGCGQDGSGKVVCATGDCGSGSLECNGQNAATPATLAEFTLASAGGNDFYDVSLVDGYNLPILVEPAGGAATGASATTCAAAGCTADLNERCPAELRAEGGAGCRSACDAFGRPEYCCSGAYANPNTCRPTAYSQLFKSACPNSYSYAYDDPTSTFTCAGGRDYTITFCPVATPSVKSSSGPGAATTTAAPTGPTPTLPGATPRSAGGGPEGQGVMLGDNSWLASLATGDASSAPALRALPLAPLLLVGLLLLVLL comes from the exons ATGGGAACTGCAAGAGTTCGCTTCGTGGTCCTTGTTCTGATCTCTACGTTTCTCAGAGTCAGAG AAGGCAGAGCCGCGACATTCACGTTCGTGAACCGGTGCACGGGGACGGTGTGGCCGGGCATCCAGTCCAACGCCGGAAGCTCGAGGCTGGACACGACGGGCTTCGTGCTGCCGCCGGGCACGTCGCGCGCGGTCCCGGCGCCGTCGGGGTGGTCCGGCCGCGTCTGGGCCCGCACCGGCTGCGGGCAGGACGGCAGCGGCAAGGTGGTGTGCGCGACGGGCGACTGCGGGTCCGGGTCCCTGGAGTGCAACGGGCAGAACGCGGCGACGCCTGCGACGCTGGCCGAGTTCACGCTGGCCTCCGCGGGCGGCAACGACTTCTACGACGTGAGCCTGGTGGACGGCTACAACCTGCCGATCCTGGTGGAGCCCGCGGGCGGCGCCGCCACCGGCGCCAGTGCCACGACGTGCGCCGCGGCCGGGTGCACGGCGGACCTCAACGAGCGGTGCCCCGCGGAGCTGCGCGCCGAGGGCGGCGCCGGGTGCCGCAGCGCCTGCGACGCCTTCGGCAGGCCCGAGTACTGCTGCAGCGGCGCCTACGCCAACCCCAACACCTGCCGCCCCACCGCCTACTCGCAGCTCTTCAAGTCCGCCTGCCCCAACTCGTACAGCTACGCATACGACGACCCCACCAGCACCTtcacctgcgccggcggccgcgacTACACCATCACCTTCTGCCCCGTCGCCACCCCAAG CGTGAAATCGTCGAGTGGCCCTGGAGCGGCAACAACGACGGCGGCACCGACAGGCCCGACGCCGACGCTGCCGGGGGCGACGCCGCGGTCGGCAGGCGGCGGCCCGGAGGGGCAGGGCGTGATGCTGGGCGACAACTCCTGGCTCGCCAGCCTCGCCACGGGCGACGCGTCGTCCGCGCCGGCGCTCCGGGCCTTGCCCCTCGCGCCGCTCCTGCTCGTCGGCCTGCTCCTGCTTGTGCTGCTATAG